A stretch of DNA from Trueperaceae bacterium:
CCGCATCGGCGTGTACTGCCTCATCGAGGCGTTCAAGCGGATCGAGGCGCCCCCCATCGACGTCTACGCGGTCAGCACGGTCCAGGAGGAGGTCGGCGTGCGCGGCGTGCCCACGGCGGCGCACGCCGTCCAGCCGGACATCGCCCTCGCCATCGATGGCAGCTTGCCGTCCGACACGCCGTACGCGGCACCGGACGAGCGCCAATGCGCCCTCGGCGAAGGAACGGGCATCTACCTCGTCGACAACCGCACGATCGGCAACCCCGGCCTGATCGCGGGCCTCCTGGCCACCTGCGAGCGTCACGGGATAGCTTGCCAACGCAACCTCGGCGGGGCGACCGACGCCTCCGAGATCCAACGTCGGAACCTCGGCGCCTGGGCGACCACCATCGGCGCGCCCACCCGCTACATGCACTCCACGGTGCAGCTCTGCCACCTCGACGACGTCGAGGCGACGGTGCGACTGCTCGCCCACTTCCCTTCCCACGCCGCCGGCATCCTGCCAGCCGATTGGAGGTAGTCCGTGAAGATCACGGGCATCGACCTGTTCCCCATCCGCATGCAACCTGTGAAGACGGGCTACCGCGCCGAGGACGAGCTGTCGGCCATCGCGCGGGTGGACACGATCCTGATACGCGTCAACACGGACACGGACCTGTACGGCCTAGGCGAGGCGGCGACCATCCGGTCGTACTTCAACCAGACGAGCGGGACGCTGCTCGAGTGGCTGAAGGACTCGGCGGCCGTGCTCGTAGGTGCGGACCCCCTCAACTTCCACGACGTCCATCGCCGCATCCACCCGGTGAGCGGCGAGAAGCCGCCCGGCACCCAACCCGCCCGCGCCGCGATCGACATGGCCCTCCACGACCTGGCCGGGCGGGCCTACGGGGTGCCCGTCTACGAGCTGCTCGGCGGCGCCTACCGGACCGAGTTCGAGATGCTCACCAACCTGTACGACGAGACGGCCGAGGAGAAGGTCGCGTCGGCCCTCGAGTTCGTCGCCAAGGGCTTCAAGGGACTGAAGATCAAGGTGGGCGACAGCTTCATCATGGGCGGTTACAGCATGGACAACGTGCGGCACGAGCTCGGCATGCTGCAGGCCGTCCTGGAGGCGGTGCCGCCCGACATCTACATCGACGCCGACTCGAACCAGTCGTGGCAGACGGCCAAGTTCGCGGTGCGCGCGGTCGAGTGGCTGACCCATGACCGGTTCTACCCGAACCTGTCGCTAGAGCAGCCCCTGCATCATCTGGACTTCGCCGGCCACGGTTACGTGAGGAACGCCCTGCCGGTGCCGCTGATCCTCGACGAGACCATCACCTCGCCGGAAGCGATGTTGCAGGCCGTCAAGCACGACGCCTGCGACCGCATCGTCCTGAAGATGAACCGCGTGGGAGGGTACCTGAACGCCAGGCGCATAGCGGCGATCTGCGAAGCCGAAGGGGTCGGCATAAGCCTGGACACCATGCCGTTCACCAAGCTCGGCGACACCGCGCACTGCCACCTGGCCGCCTCCCTTCGCGACCCCTACCCCATCGACGCGGAAGGGCACCTCTGGTTCCGCGACACCCCGATACTGGGCGGCCTCGAGGTCGACGGCGGCACGGCCAGGATCGGGGACGCCCCGGGCCTCGGGGTCGAGCTCGACTTCGACAAGCTGGAGGAGATGGCCGTCTGAGACCGCCGAACGTACTCTGGATCGTCGCCGACCAGCTGCGCTACCAGGCACTCGGCTCCAGCGGCGACCCGAACGCCATGACCCCGTCCCTCGACCGGCTGGCGGCGGAAGGCGTGCGCTGCACGCAAGCCGTCAGCCAGTACCCGGTGTGCATGCCGTTCAGGGCGGCGCTGATGACGGGGCAACCGGCGAACCTCAACGGCGTGGAGCGCCACGGCGACTTCCTTGACCCGTCGGCGCGCACGGTGGCGCACGCGTTCGGCGACGCCGGCTACCGGACCTCGTACGTGGGGAAGTGGCACCTCGCGCCCGAGTCGGGGGCCGCCATGGTGAGCCCCGAGGGTTGGGCCGGACAAGACTTCTGGGTCCACCCCCGCCTGCGCGGCGGCTTCCACGACTGGTTCGGCTTCAACATCTCGAACAACTACTACGAGACGTACATCTGCTCGGGCGAGAAGGTCGAGCCCGTCCGGCTGCCCGGCTACCAGACGGACGCCCTCACGGACATCAGCATCGACTACCTGAGCCGCGTGGCGGCCGGCGACGTACGGACACCCTGGTTCCACGTGATCAGCTACGAGAGCCCCCACCCGGGCGCCGGCGGGCCCGGCGGCTCGGCCGGCTACCCGGTGCCGGACGGCTACCGGGGGCTCTACGACCCCACGAGCCTGACGTTGCGCCCCAACGTCCCGCCGGAGTCCGCCGGCAGGGCGCGCGAGCAGCTGGCCGGCTACTACCGCCTGATCGCCAACCTCGACGACAACGTCGGCCGGCTGTTGGCCCACCTCGAGGCCACGGGCCTCGGAGAGGACACCCTCGTCGTGTTCCTGTCCGACCACGGGGAGATGGGCGGCAGCCACGGCCTACGCAACAAGCAGGTCCCGTACGAGGAGTCGCTGCGCGTCCCGCTGACGTTCCGGCACCCCGGCCTGCCGGTCGGTGCGGAGTACCGCGACCCCATCTGCGGCCTCGACGTCGCGCCTACCTGCCTGGGCCTGTGCGGTCTGCCCGGTCTGGACGGGGTCAAGGGCATCGACCACTCCGGCGCCCTGCGGCGGTCGTCCGCCGCGGCGCCAGGTCGCCCACTGCGCGATGCCGTCCTCGTGCAGTGGAACGACACCCGTTACCGGTTCGGCGACCACCCTTACCGGGCGTTGCGCTCGCCGCGGTACACGTTCGTCCTCGGCCGCGACGACGCCTTCTGCCTCCTGTTCGACCGGGAGGCGGACCCTTACGAGCTGAGGAACCTCTACTGGGACGCGGCGCACCCGGAGCTCAAGGCGCGCCTGAGCGTCGAGCTGCTCGCGTTGCTGGCGGAGGCCGGTGAGGAGCCGCCTGACTACGTCGTCGGGCGGTTGCGGTCACAGGGAGAGCGTTGACGAGGCGTCTTCGATGTTAGATGCTTGATGCATGATGCAGCACCGCACGACGTTGGCCATCGACGAGGACGTCCTGGCTTATGCCAGGCAGCTCTCGGAAGCGAGCGGCAAGCCGCTCGGCACCGTCATCTCAGACCTGGTCCGCACGGCCATGACGAAGCCCGAAGCAACGTCCATACGTAACGACATCCGACTCCTACCTACCGGCAAGGCGGCTGGGCGCGCGACCCTGGCGGATGTAAACCGCCTGCGGGACGAGTCGCCGTGAAGCCCAGCCTGCCGGACGTCAACGTCCTCATCGCCCTGCTCGACCCGCTCCACGTGCATCACGACCGGGCGCACGCGTGGTTCGCGGAAGCTCGCCGCGCGGCGTGGCTGTCTTCGCCGACCACCCAGAACGGCGTACTACGGATCGTGTCGCACCCGAAGTACCCGAACCACCAACCGCTCCAGACCGTGCTGGAGAGCCTGCGGAGCTTACTGTCTGTCGGTCGGCATCGCTTCGTCGCGGACGATCAGAGCGTCCTTGGCTCGGCAGGCCGAGGGCAGCTGGTGACCCCAGAGCGCCTGGCGACCTCGGCACAGGTCACCGACACGTACCTGCTCGCGCTCGCAGCCGCCAACGAGGCCAAGCTCGCCACCTTCGACAGGCGCATGTTCACGGGGGCGGTTCGCGGCGGGGATGAGGCCAGGTACCTGATCCCTTGAGCGGAACGCCCATCCGATGCCGAAGTCACCCGCTAGAGGGCGAGCAGAGGCTTAGGCGCTATCCGCTGACCACCAGTTCGGCCAGCCCCCGCGGGTAGAGCGACAACCGCTCGCACCCCTCCTCCGTCACGAGGACCGTGTCGGAGTGCCGGAACCCGGCCAGCCCGGGCACGTAGATGCCGGGCTCGACCGAGAGGATCATGCCGGCCCGTACCGGCGTATGGTCGTCCAGGTCGAGGAAGGGGTGCTCATGCCCCTCCATGCCGAAGCTGTGCCCCGTGTGGTGGCGCAGGTACTCCCCCATGCCGAGCTCGTCTCTGATGAAGCCGGACACGTCGCGCTCGACGTCGGCGCAGGTCCGTCCGGGCCGTATCGCGGCGAAGGCGACGTCCTGGGCGGCGAGCATCGCCTCGAAGTACCGCCTGCAGGCCTCCGAAGGCTCGCCGAAGAACATCGTCCGCTCGAGCTCCGACTCGTAGCCGCCCACGACCCCGAACGCGCCCGTGACGATCACGTCTCCGCGCTGCAGGCCCTCGCCCCCGTGAAGCCCGTGCGGGTTGGCGGTGTTGCTCCCCCGGATGAACATCGCGTTCGCCGGCCGGCCCTCGCGCGCTTTCGGGACGTACCGGTCCCCCAAGTGCCTGAGCATCTCGGCCGTGGTCGCGAGGCTCGCCGCTTGGGAGACGGCCAGCTCGCTCGCGCCCTCGACCATGAGGTCCTGCATGGCGCGGTGCGCCCGGTCGCCCCAGACGCAAGCCTCGCGGACCAACGCGACCTCGGCCGGGCTCTTGACGATGCGCAGGTCGTCTACGAGCTCCAGGCGGGTCGCCACCGCGTGGCCGAGGACCTGGCTCAAGGACGGGCCGCGGTACCCCCACCTGTGCTCGTAACCGTCGAGGTCGGCCGCGAGGCGCGCGTTCGCCACTCCGACATCGACCAGCAAGTCGAGGAGGTGCAGCATCGGATGCTTGCCAGAACCCCCGCCCGGGTACTCCGGGTAGGTGCGCACGTGCTCGAGCTGCTTCGCCTGCTGGCGAACGTGGTCCACCTCGAGGCTCGGGATCAGGATGTGCGGATCGCCGTCGACCGGCACCACGAGGACGACGGGCCGTTCCGTGGCCGCGAAGTGGAAGCCCGTGAGGTAGCTGATGCGGACCGGCCCGAACACGCACAGCGCCGAGAAGCCGGCGGCCTCGAGCCCGTGCTTGAGCGTGGCGACGCGCTCCTCGTGCTCGCGCGTGGAGATCTCGAGACGTTCCACGGCGTCAGTACATCCTCTCCGTGTCGAGCCGGTTCAGGAGCGGCTCGCCGGCCAGGTACCTTCGCAGGTTGTCGCAGAAGAGTTCGACCAGCCGCTCGTTCTCGCGCTCCCCCGTGCTGGCGGAGTGCGGGTAGATGGTGACGTTCGGATGCGACCAGAGCGGGCTGTCGGCCGGCAACGGCTCGACCGCGGCCACGTCGAGGGCGGCGTGTGCCAGCCGCCCGGAATCCAGGGCCGCCAGCAGCGCCGGCTCCCGTACGAGGGCGCCGCGGGCGATGTTGATGAGGACGGCCCCGGGCTTCATGGCCGCGAAGGCCGCCTCGTCCACCAGGCCCTCCGTCTGGGGCGTATGGGGCGTGATCAAGCACACGTAGTCGGCCTGCGCGAGAAGGTCGTGCAGCCGATCGGCGCCGTAGAGCGCGTCGAGCCCGAGCGCCGCGGCGTCCTGACCTTCGACATCGCGCTTGCTGGCGATCACGCGCATGTCGAAAGCCCGCGCCAACCGGGCCACCTCCCTGCCTATGCGGCCCAAGCCGACGACCGCGAGCGTCTTGCCCGCGGCCTCGGCGGTCGTGAAGCGCCGCCACAGCCGTTGCGCCTGCTGCTCGCGCGCCAAGTCGGCGCACTTCACGTGTTCGAGGACGACCATCATCACGAACTCCGCGAGCGGCTTCGCGTGGACGCCGCTGGCGGTCGTGAAGACTATGCCCGTCTCGTCGAGGCGCTGGCGCTTGACGAGTTGGCCTATGCCGGCGCTGGAGGCCTGCAGCCACAGCGCCCGCGGCGCCTTGCGCGCCCAGCCGGCCATGTCGGTGTAGTCGAAATCGAACAGGACCTCGGCTCCCGCGAGGAGCGAGTCCCAAGCGGCTTGATCGGCCGGCGTGCGCGTGAGGGGCGCGCCGACGTGGTCTGCCACGTACCGCGGCCGCGGCAACAGGTCGGGCCGGTAGTGGACGTTGATCCGCGGGTCGACGGCGCGCACGCGCTCGACCAACTCCGGCTCGAGGTAGGAACAGATCAGCACTTCGGTCATCTGGCTCTCCTGGACGCTCGGAAGCCGTGCCTCGCCCTAGGGCCGCGGCTCACGGCTCACGCATCTTGTAGGCGAACTCGTCGGCGATCACACGAACCAACCTCGCCAACTCCCGGATACGTTCGTCCGTCATCCGCACGGACGGCCCCGAGATGCTGATGGCGGCGCTCACCGCCCCGGAGCTGCCACGCAGTCCGACCGCGATGCAGCGCGCGCCCTCCTCGTACTCCTCGTCGTCGAGCGCGTAACCCTGGCGGTTCACTTCCTCGAGGTGCCTGACCAGCGCCGCGCGAACGCCTATGGTGCTACGCGTGTACGACTCCAGGCCCGAGAAGCTCACGACCTCCTCGAACAGCTCCGGGCCGAAATCGGCCAAGAAGACCTTGCCGGACGCCGTGCAGTGCAGCGGCGCCAGGGTCCCGACGGGCGTCGACACCCGCATGATGAGGGGCGACTCGACATGGTTGAGGTAGATGATCGACGTCCCGTACAGAGCCGCCAGGCTGGCAGACTCCTTGGTCTCGTCCACGAGCCGCTCCAAGTACGGCTGGGCGTGCTGGCTGAACTCGTGCTTCAGGAGCATGGCTCTGTTCAGGTCGGCTATGCCCCGCCCGACGCCGTACCGCTTGGACGTCTGATGCTGGGTGACGTAGCCGAGCGACATCAGGCTCTGCACGAGCCTATGCACCGTGCTCGCAGGCAGCTCGGCCGCGGTCGCCAGGTCCGTGATGGAGAAGGGGCCGCGCGAGCGCGCCAGTATCTCGATCAACCTGAGGGCGCGCTCCACGGCGCGCACTGAGCCGGAGCGGTCGTGGGATCGATCGGAAACTACCACCCGCGCATCTTCCATGACTCAAACGAACTGCTTCACGCTCTGAACGGTGTTGAGGCTACCATAGAGGTACTCGACGAAGGCGCCGAGGCGGTCGGCCGGGACCCGTTCGCGGACTTCCCGGACGGCCTCGTCACCGAACCAGTATGAGGCTATGAACGCCCCCCTGTAGGGGTGCGCCGCCATGCGCAAGCGCCCGTCGAGCCAAGCGGGTTGCGGGAAGGCCGTCTCCTGCAAGTACTCGCGCACGCGCACGGGCTCCCACCGCTCGCCCATCAGGTACCAGGCGGCGTTGGTCGCCGCCGCCGAACGCAAGGCTCTCAGGCGCATGTAGATGGCGTCGTCGAGGGAGTCGACCCAATCGATGAGGAAGATGCCCTGGTCGCCGATGCCCTCCTGGACGGCGCCCGTCGAGAGGTTGGCCGCGCATAGCAGGGCGTCGGCCGGGCTGATCCCCTCGACCACGCGAGCGTGAGTGAACAGCATGTGAGTGGAGTGGCCGGGGAACACCTCATGCGCCACGAGGTGCTTGAGGGCCGAGCGCGTGAAGCTCAGGTCGACGTTGAGGTCCATGAGGCCGTCCCCGAAGCGGCACCTCGCCGTGTACGGCACGTCGGTCACGGGGTTCAGCGCCATGTGGTAGTCGCCCGTCGGGAAGACGCGCGCGTCCGTCCGCTCCTGCGCCTCGGACATCAGCTCCTCGAACAGGGTGGCGACCTCCGCGCCGTCGACGGAACGCTCCGCCTCCCAGCGCTTCGAGCGCTCGGCCAGGCTGCCGTGCAAGTAGCCGGACGAGGCGAGCATGGCGTCCAACTCGCTCACGAGCTCGCTCATCCGCTCGGGCGCGACCGGAGCCGCCGGTACGCCGACGAGGCGCTCGAGCTTCTCGGCGAAGGACAGCTCCTGCCCGCTGAACAGCTGAACCGCGGCCCTGAGCGAAGCGACGAAGCTGAGGAGGAGCATGCGCCGCGGACCATCCTCATACGCCTCGGCCGCGGCCTGTAAGGCGTCGATGCGCTCATGGGCCTCTTCCCACCCCGCGATATCCGCGGCCTGCACCAGGCCCTTCCCGAGGTAGAGGGGCACGAGGCCTTCGGTATCCAGCGCTCCGGTCCCGGACGCCATCCCCCGCTCGAGGCGATCGATACCCATCGTCACCGACGCGAGTTCCTGTCCGACCTCACGGTCCTTGGCGGTCAGCCCGTCTCCCAGCTCGTGCATCTTTCGTCTCCTTCCCTCGGCTCCCACTGATTCTACTCTGCGGAATACCATATGCCACGCAGCGTTGACAATGCCCCCGCCGCTCTGTAAGCTCTCGACATCACACCGTGCTGCCCAAATCGCCTAAGTGGCATGGGTGACTAGAATTTCGAGGAGGCCGATCGATGCATAGACTAAGGCGCTTCGTTTCCTGGACCGTCTGGTCCCTATGTCTAGCAATTCCGCTTGTCGGAATGGCACTAGCTCAAGAACGCGGCGGCACGCTTACGGTCGCACTCAACTACGACCTCGACACGCTCGACCCGTACGCGAGCGGCTTCCTCACGGACGTCCAGGCCACGTTCCTGGCGGGCCTCGTGGCCCCGGACCACGACGCCCAGTACGTTCCCGTCCTGGCGCAAGAGGTGCCCACGCTCGAGAACGGCGGCATCGTCCTGAGCGAGGACGGCACCAAGATGACGGTGACCTACCACCTCCGCCCCGGTCTCAAGTGGGCGGACGGCGAGCCGGTCACCTCGGCGGACGTGGTGTTCACCTGGGAGGCCGTGAAGGACCCGAACTACCTGGGCCCCGAGAAGGACGGCACCGCCGAGATCGAGCGCATCGAGACGCCGGACGAGCTGACCGCCGTCGTCTACTACGACGGCGTGTACTCCGGCTTCAAGGCGTCGCTCTTCACTTACGGCGTGCTCCCGAAGCATGCCCTCGAGGGCAAGGACCTGAACAAGGACCCTTACTGGGACGCCCCGTTCGGCGCCGGGCCGTTCATGGTGACCGAGTTCAGCCGTGGCCAGCACGTCATAGTCGAGCGCAACCCCTACTACTTCGAGACCGACGCCAACGGCGTTCAGCTCCCCTACCTGGATCGCATCATCTTCAAGATCATCCCGGACTCGAACACCCAGACGACGCAACTCCGCTCCGGCGAGGTCGGCTTCGCCTACAACGTGCCCTACACCTCGTTGGCGACGCTGAGGAACACCCCTGACCTGGAGATCGTGAGCGCCAAGACGTTGGCCTTCCGTCACCTCACGTTCAACCTCAGGAACGAGCAGCTGGCCGACCTCGCCGTGCGCCAGGCGTTCGCGCACGCCGTCGACCGCACCGCGCTCAACCGCGCGCTTGGCGACTACATGATCCCCATCGACACGTTCGTGGTGTCCACCTTCTGGTACACGAGCGACGACGTGCCCACCTACGGCTACGACCCCGAGCTCGCACGCCAGCTCCTCCTGGACGCGGGTTACACCCCCGGCCGGGACGGGATCATGGAGAAGGACGGCAAGCGCCTCTCGTTCGACTTCATGACGCAAGCCGGTCGGGCCGAGTACGAGACCGCGCAGCAGGTCCTGATCGCTCAGATGAAGGCCATCGGCATCGAGCTGAAGCCGGACAACAAGGCCGGCGCGGCGCTCTCCGAGGCGCGGCGCAGCGGCGGCTTCGACGTCTGGTACTCCGGTTGGATCACCCCCGCCGACCCCATCGACTCCTACGTCTCCTTCTACGCCACCGATGGCTTCAACAACGGCGGCGCCTACAGCAACCCCGACGCCGACGCCGCCCTCCACGCGGCGGCCGGCTCCCTCGACCCGGACGAGACCGCCGCCTACATGCACGAGGCGCAGCAGATCGTTCTGACCGACCTGCCCTCCATCCCCCTCTTCGAGACCCCGTCCATCGTCGTGACGACGAACAAGCTCCAAGGGTTCGTCTCCAACCCGACCAACCAGACCAACTTCCGGCAAGTCGCGCCCTGGTGGCTCGCGAAGTAAGAAGAACGACCGCGCCGCGAGGGGCCCCAACGCCCCTCGCGGTCGCCCTCGCGCAAGGACGCCCGTGAACCTCACCACCTTCGTCGTCAAACGGGTTCTGTCGGCGGTACCGCTGCTCCTGGGCATCTCCGTCATCTTGTTCGGCGTGTTGCACTTGGCGCCCGGCGGTCCGCTCGACG
This window harbors:
- a CDS encoding IclR family transcriptional regulator, translated to MIEILARSRGPFSITDLATAAELPASTVHRLVQSLMSLGYVTQHQTSKRYGVGRGIADLNRAMLLKHEFSQHAQPYLERLVDETKESASLAALYGTSIIYLNHVESPLIMRVSTPVGTLAPLHCTASGKVFLADFGPELFEEVVSFSGLESYTRSTIGVRAALVRHLEEVNRQGYALDDEEYEEGARCIAVGLRGSSGAVSAAISISGPSVRMTDERIRELARLVRVIADEFAYKMREP
- a CDS encoding sulfatase-like hydrolase/transferase, with amino-acid sequence MRYQALGSSGDPNAMTPSLDRLAAEGVRCTQAVSQYPVCMPFRAALMTGQPANLNGVERHGDFLDPSARTVAHAFGDAGYRTSYVGKWHLAPESGAAMVSPEGWAGQDFWVHPRLRGGFHDWFGFNISNNYYETYICSGEKVEPVRLPGYQTDALTDISIDYLSRVAAGDVRTPWFHVISYESPHPGAGGPGGSAGYPVPDGYRGLYDPTSLTLRPNVPPESAGRAREQLAGYYRLIANLDDNVGRLLAHLEATGLGEDTLVVFLSDHGEMGGSHGLRNKQVPYEESLRVPLTFRHPGLPVGAEYRDPICGLDVAPTCLGLCGLPGLDGVKGIDHSGALRRSSAAAPGRPLRDAVLVQWNDTRYRFGDHPYRALRSPRYTFVLGRDDAFCLLFDREADPYELRNLYWDAAHPELKARLSVELLALLAEAGEEPPDYVVGRLRSQGER
- a CDS encoding Xaa-Pro peptidase family protein, with the translated sequence MERLEISTREHEERVATLKHGLEAAGFSALCVFGPVRISYLTGFHFAATERPVVLVVPVDGDPHILIPSLEVDHVRQQAKQLEHVRTYPEYPGGGSGKHPMLHLLDLLVDVGVANARLAADLDGYEHRWGYRGPSLSQVLGHAVATRLELVDDLRIVKSPAEVALVREACVWGDRAHRAMQDLMVEGASELAVSQAASLATTAEMLRHLGDRYVPKAREGRPANAMFIRGSNTANPHGLHGGEGLQRGDVIVTGAFGVVGGYESELERTMFFGEPSEACRRYFEAMLAAQDVAFAAIRPGRTCADVERDVSGFIRDELGMGEYLRHHTGHSFGMEGHEHPFLDLDDHTPVRAGMILSVEPGIYVPGLAGFRHSDTVLVTEEGCERLSLYPRGLAELVVSG
- a CDS encoding D-2-hydroxyacid dehydrogenase, with amino-acid sequence MTEVLICSYLEPELVERVRAVDPRINVHYRPDLLPRPRYVADHVGAPLTRTPADQAAWDSLLAGAEVLFDFDYTDMAGWARKAPRALWLQASSAGIGQLVKRQRLDETGIVFTTASGVHAKPLAEFVMMVVLEHVKCADLAREQQAQRLWRRFTTAEAAGKTLAVVGLGRIGREVARLARAFDMRVIASKRDVEGQDAAALGLDALYGADRLHDLLAQADYVCLITPHTPQTEGLVDEAAFAAMKPGAVLINIARGALVREPALLAALDSGRLAHAALDVAAVEPLPADSPLWSHPNVTIYPHSASTGERENERLVELFCDNLRRYLAGEPLLNRLDTERMY
- a CDS encoding peptide ABC transporter substrate-binding protein, which produces MALAQERGGTLTVALNYDLDTLDPYASGFLTDVQATFLAGLVAPDHDAQYVPVLAQEVPTLENGGIVLSEDGTKMTVTYHLRPGLKWADGEPVTSADVVFTWEAVKDPNYLGPEKDGTAEIERIETPDELTAVVYYDGVYSGFKASLFTYGVLPKHALEGKDLNKDPYWDAPFGAGPFMVTEFSRGQHVIVERNPYYFETDANGVQLPYLDRIIFKIIPDSNTQTTQLRSGEVGFAYNVPYTSLATLRNTPDLEIVSAKTLAFRHLTFNLRNEQLADLAVRQAFAHAVDRTALNRALGDYMIPIDTFVVSTFWYTSDDVPTYGYDPELARQLLLDAGYTPGRDGIMEKDGKRLSFDFMTQAGRAEYETAQQVLIAQMKAIGIELKPDNKAGAALSEARRSGGFDVWYSGWITPADPIDSYVSFYATDGFNNGGAYSNPDADAALHAAAGSLDPDETAAYMHEAQQIVLTDLPSIPLFETPSIVVTTNKLQGFVSNPTNQTNFRQVAPWWLAK
- a CDS encoding mandelate racemase/muconate lactonizing enzyme family protein, giving the protein MKITGIDLFPIRMQPVKTGYRAEDELSAIARVDTILIRVNTDTDLYGLGEAATIRSYFNQTSGTLLEWLKDSAAVLVGADPLNFHDVHRRIHPVSGEKPPGTQPARAAIDMALHDLAGRAYGVPVYELLGGAYRTEFEMLTNLYDETAEEKVASALEFVAKGFKGLKIKVGDSFIMGGYSMDNVRHELGMLQAVLEAVPPDIYIDADSNQSWQTAKFAVRAVEWLTHDRFYPNLSLEQPLHHLDFAGHGYVRNALPVPLILDETITSPEAMLQAVKHDACDRIVLKMNRVGGYLNARRIAAICEAEGVGISLDTMPFTKLGDTAHCHLAASLRDPYPIDAEGHLWFRDTPILGGLEVDGGTARIGDAPGLGVELDFDKLEEMAV